In the genome of Paenibacillus pabuli, the window CGAGTTACGTTCCCGTGCAAGGTTAAGGTGAAGAGCCGGAGCCGCAGCGAAAGCGAGTCTGAATAGGGCGATGTAGTACGTGGACGTAGACCCGAAACCGGGTGATCTACCCCTGTCCAGGGTGAAGGTGCGGTAACACGCACTGGAGGCCCGAACCCACGCACGTTGAAAAGTGCGGGGATGAGGTGGGGGTAGCGGAGAAATTCCAATCGAACTCGGAGATAGCTGGTTCTCCCCGAAATAGCTTTAGGGCTAGCCTCGGAAAACAGAGTCGTGGAGGTAGAGCACTGATTGGGTGCGGGGCCCGCAAGGGTTACCAAGCTCAGTCAAACTCCGAATGCCATAGACTTACTTCCGGGAGTCAGACAGTGAGTGCTAAGATCCATTGTCAAAAGGGAAACAGCCCAGACCATCAGCTAAGGTCCCCAAGTGTGTGTTAAGTGGGAAAGGATGTGGAGTTGCACAGACAACCAGGATGTTGGCTTAGAAGCAGCCACCATTGAAAGAGTGCGTAATAGCTCACTGGTCGAGTGACTCTGCGCCGAAAATGTAACGGGGCTAAACACACCACCGAAGCTATGGCTTGATGCTTTGCATCAGGGGTAGGGGAGCGTTGTATAAGGGTTGAAGGTGTACCGTAAGGAGCGCTGGACATTATACAAGTGAGAATGCCGGTATGAGTAACGAAAAGATCAGTGAGAATCTGATCCGCCGAAAGCCTAAGGGTTCCTGAGGAAGGCTCGTCCGCTCAGGGTAAGTCGGGACCTAAGGCGAGGCCGAAAGGCGTAGTCGAAGGACAACAGGTCGAAATTCCTGTACCACCGTAAGCCGTTATGAGCAATGGGGGGACGCAGCAGGGTAGTGACGCGGACTGATGGATGTCCGTCTAAGCAGTGAGGCTGATGTGTAGGCAAATCCGCACATCGTAAGGCTGGGCTGTGATGGGGAGCGAAAATTACAGTAGCGAAGGTCATGATCTCACACTGCCAAGAAAAGCCTCTAGCCAGGTGATGGTGCCCGTACCGCAAACCGACACAGGTAGGCGAGAAGAGAATTCTAAGGCGCGCGGAAGAACTCTCGTTAAGGAACTCGGCAAAATGACCCCGTAACTTCGGGAGAAGGGGTGCCCCGGTAGTGTGAATAGCACGAGGGGGCCGCAGTGAAAAGGCCCAAGCGACTGTTTAGCAAAAACACAGGTCTGTGCGAAGCCGTAAGGCGAAGTATACGGGCTGACGCCTGCCCGGTGCTGGAAGGTTAAGGGGAGCGGTTAGGGAGTAATCCCGAAGCTGTGAACCGAAGCCCCAGTAAACGGCGGCCGTAACTATAACGGTCCTAAGGTAGCGAAATTCCTTGTCAGGTAAATTCTGACCCGCACGAATGGCGTAACGACTTGGGCGCTGTCTCAACGAGAGATCCGGTGAAATTTTAATACCTGTGAAGATGCAGGTTACCCGCGACAAGACGGAAAGACCCCATGGAGCTTTACTGCAGCTTGATATTGAATTTGGGTACGATCTGTACAGGATAGGTGGGAGCCTTTGAAGCCGGAGCGCCAGCTTCGGTGGAGGCACCGTTGGGATACCACCCTGATCGTATCTAGGTTCTAACCTGGTACCGTAATCCGGTGCGGGGACAGTGTCAGGTGGGCAGTTTGACTGGGGCGGTCGCCTCCTAAAGAGTAACGGAGGCGCCCAAAGGTTCCCTCAGAATGGTTGGAAATCATTCGAAGAGTGCAAAGGCATAAGGGAGCTTGACTGCGAGACCTACAAGTCGAGCAGGGACGAAAGTCGGGCTTAGTGATCCGGTGGTACCGCATGGAAGGGCCATCGCTCAACGGATAAAAGCTACCCTGGGGATAACAGGCTTATCTCCCCCAAGAGTCCACATCGACGGGGAGGTTTGGCACCTCGATGTCGGCTCATCGCATCCTGGGGCTGAAGTAGGTCCCAAGGGTTGGGCTGTTCGCCCATTAAAGCGGTACGCGAGCTGGGTTCAGAACGTCGTGAGACAGTTCGGTCCCTATCTGTCGTGGGCGTAGGAAATTTGAGAGGAGCTGTCCTTAGTACGAGAGGACCGGGATGGACGTACCGCTGGTGTACCAGTTGTTCCGCCAGGAGCACCGCTGGGTAGCTATGTACGGACGGGATAAGCGCTGAAAGCATCTAAGCGTGAAGCCCCCCTCAAGATGAGATTTCCCAGTATGTAAGACCCCTTGAAGACGACGAGGTAGATAGGCTGGGGGTGGAAGTGCAGTAATGCATGGAGCTGACCAGTACTAATCGGTCGAGGGCTTATCCAAATATGCAAGTTGTAAGTCGCAGATTTCGTTTCGGATCTAGTTTTCAGAGAATAATCTCTGAAGTGAAATGAAAATCGGTACATCACAGAAAGTGTGTATGATTTTCAGTTCCAACTTTGATTTCAAGAAGCTATGCTTCGACAAATCGCGTTTGGTGGCGATGGCGGAGGGGTTCCACACGTACCCATCCCGAACACGACCGTTAAGCCCTCTAGCGCCGATGGTACTTGGACCGCAGGGTCCTGGGAGAGTAGGACGCCGCCAAGCAATCAAAAAGACACGATCAAAGTAATCGATCGTGTCTTTTTCTGTTGAGATGAAGATTGGGAAGATTATAACCACTGCAGGCTATATTATATTATCTTCGTGATAGAGATAAAACTCATTTTATACATAAAATACTGGCCTTCCCATCATCCTAGCTGTGATACAATAGGTGAGGTCTATATAGAAACGGAAACATGCATTGAGTACGAGGAGGAACTGAATCACATGAAACCAGCCCCGTTTATTGCAGTGGAGGGTCCGATTGGAGCGGGGAAAACAACGTTGGCAACGATGCTTTCTCAGGAATTAAACCTTCCGCTGGTCAAGGAAATAGTAGAAGAGAATCCCTTTCTGGCGTCCTTCTATCAGGATATAGATGAGTGGAGCTTCCAGCTTGAAATGTTTTTTCTGTGTAACCGGTTCAAACAACTGGAAGACACAGGCGTGCACTACATTAAACAAAATACCCCTGTCATTTCGGACTACCATATTTATAAAAATATGATATTTGCCGAGCGTACTCTGAAAGGATCAAAAAGGGACAAATACCGCCAAATCTACCATCTGTTAACGGATGATCTGCCAAAACCCAATTTGGTGCTCTATATTGAAGCCGAACTCGACACATTGATGTATCGGATCAACAAACGTGGACGGTCTTTTGAGCAGGATATGGACCCGGCATATATGGAACAGTTAATTGCAGATTACAAAACAGGAATGGCTTACTTGGCTGACAGCCCGAATCCCCCAATGATTATTAAGGTAAATGCGGAGCAGCTCGATTTTGTAGAACATCCTGAGCATTTCAAACAGATTGTTAAACAGGTAAAGGAGTATATTACATGAACAATTATGGTATTCCGGCGAATGCATTAATTACGGTAGCAGGAACTGTTGGGGTGGGTAAATCCACGTTGACGGCAGCACTGGCAGATCGCTTGAACTTTAAGACTTCCTTGGAGCAAGTCGATCACAACCCCTATCTGGAGAAATTCTATCATGACTTCGAACGATGGAGCTTCCATTTGCAAATTTATTTCCTGGCAGAGCGTTTTAAGGAACAGAAGAAAATCTTTGAACTTGGTGGTGGATTTGTACAGGATCGCTCCATTTATGAAGATACAGGCATCTTTGCACAAATGCATGCGGATCAAGGTACAATGTCAGCCACGGATTTCGAGACGTATAGCAGTTTGTTTGAAGCCATGGTCATGACACCTTATTTCCCTCATCCGGACGTACTCATTTATCTTGAAGGCAGTCTGCCATCCATTTTGAACCGAATTACCCTGCGGGGACGAGAGATGGAAATCCAGACTGACCGTTCCTATTGGGAGCACATGCATGAGCGCTATTCCGTATGGATTAACCAGTTTACCGCTTGTCCGGTACTTCGTTTGAATATTGATGAATATGACGTGAATGACCCGGCATCAGTGGACGCCATTTTGGCACAGATCGCTGCTGTCATTCAACCTTCCCAAAAAGCGTAATTATAAGATGAAGAAGCAGCCCCTCGGTGCCATGAAGGCTAGTGGAAGGGCTGTTTTTTTATTTTGATATAGGTGAGTTATCAGTGGGTTTTACATCCGCTTTATGCTGCGTCAGATAATATAGAAACCAAACGGCGTGTCTTTGTTCATCCGTTGCAGCTCTTCTGAATGTTGCCTGGATATGGGGATCAGTCGTCTGGTCAGCAACATCAGAGTAGAATTCAACGGTTTCCTGTTCATCTTTGAAAGCGTAATTTAGCCCCGCGATATATTCAGTTGGACAGTCCTGGGCAATCTGGATGGTGGGCTGCATGCCAGTTAAGGATACATAGATAGCAATGAAACGTTGAAGGTGCTCCATTTCATCTTGGCGGATTTCCAGAATACGTGTGTGTTCCTCTTCCGTGGGTGCAAGTGCAGCCAACTTGTCATAACAGGCAATAGCCGATGATTCTCCATTGATGGCTTTGGCAATATGGGCAGTGACCATACTGTCATTACGATAATAAGGAACATAATACATGAGGGATCTACTCCTTACAGAATCTTTTGATTTAGAGTATGCAGAAGCTAGGCGAATGTGTCTCTCCTTTCTGATCCGGGAACGAACTGAAATAGTAGAAACTTGTTGAATAATAGGAATATTTGTGGTTTCATAGGAAAGGTGAATTCTGGAAAAGAAGCATAAGCATGACTCAGGAGGGAAAGACAACGTGGAAGAGAAACAAGGGATCAAGATCGGCATGCCAATCGTTGGTGGATTATTGGCAGCAATAGTAGGGGGCATGGTTTGGGCAGTAATTGCCGCCATGACGGAAAGAGAACTGGGGCTCATTGCTATCGTCATTGGGGCGCTCACAGGCTACGCGGTTGTATTGTTCTCGAACAAACGAATTGCGACGGTACATAAAGTCATCGCAGTCATCTTTGCACTTATCGGCATTTTGCTTGGGAAGTATCTGACGGTGGTGTATTTTACATCCGAATTATTCAGCGATGCGAGCTTGTTGGATCTGGTGTTTGATGGTGAGATGGTAAGTGCATTTGTGGAAACCTTTATGGACTATTTCAGCGAGCCGGTTGATTTGTTATTCATCGTACTGGCGATTGTATCGGCATGGCAGATTCCAGGACGGATGGCAAAGACCAGCCTGGCATCGGATGCTTCTTCAACTGATCACGCTCCCAGAGCTTGACTGATGGATAGGGGGGGGAAGCAAGACCTGTGTAATACAGGAGCTGCCTCCATTAAAAAAGTACTCAGAGTGAATGACTGTAATGGTTTATTCACATTGCGGCTGAGATACTAAAAGAGGGACGTGCTGCCTTAGGGCGCGTCCCTTTTTTGTGTAAATTGACTCATGTTGAAATCCTCGGCTGTCCAGCACATGGCATGAACACGGAAAAGATGGCAGAACGAAGTTCTATTTAATACGCGCGAATTTGCTAGTAGGAGAGAGCAAGTTTTCATCAGCAATAGAAAGATCGAAATGGAACTACTTCTCTACAACATATACTAGATTGCGAGGGGAATCCGATAAAGCTATATGCTGAATCAAGTTAGGCAAAGATTAACTGTTTCGATCAGCAAACGCAGCCATGGCATCCCGCATAAATACAGCCAAACCTTCGCCGAATTGATCAATATTACGTGTGAAACGTTCGTCCTCCACGTACATTTGCCCCAGCCCTCTGAAGACTTCAGGCGAATAATTGCCCATGTTGTTCAGATAGCTGTACCATTCCGAGATTCCAGCTTGAGCCTCGTCGGATGTTGGATCTATGTGACGAATTGCTGCAAGACGGGTGTAGATTGAATTCATTTGATCGAATAGAGCTTTTTGCTCCCCAGGAGAATGGTTGTGTAACTTTTGATTAGCCTGATCCACTGCTTGGTCTCCCCAACGTTCCCGCGCTTCCTGCTCATACGGATTATGACTGAAATTAATCCCTTCAAATTGTTCTTTGGCTGTCATTTTAATTTCTCCTCTCATGTGTTTAACTGATTTATCAATGGTAGCGATCATTTGGTCCAACCGCTGGCGTTTCTCCAGCAAAATACGGCGATGCATATTTAGGGCTTCTTCTCGATTGAAAGATGGATTGTTAATAATTTCCTTGATATCTTTCAGAGAGAAATCGAGTTCTTTGAAAAATAAAATCTGCTGCAGCATTTCCAGATTGGCATCTGAATACAGTCGATACCCGGCAGAAGTTACTTCGTCCGGTGTTAACAGTCCGATCTCATCATAATGATGCAGCGTGCGCACACTGATCCCGACAAGTTCGGCCACTTCTTTTACTTTCATGGCCATGATGGAAACCTCCTTACACCACCGATTGTACAGCGTCACGTTACGTGAGAGTCAACTAGTTAAATAATATAAAAAGATGCAGGCACGGAAGCTGCATCTTGGAAATGACCTGGCTGACTGAATGGCCGGGAGAGGGCAGGGCCTTAGGCTGCACCATCTACGGGGTGCAGCACACGGGCTGGCGGTGCAGGGAGCGCATGGCTACGCCAGCATCCCGCGCACCGCCGCAGCGAACTGCGCAGCCGCTGCGCGCACATCGGCCGCGCCCGCGATGGCGGAGATGACGGCTACGCCGTCGGCTCCTGCCGCCATCACGGCGGCCGTGGTATCGGGCGTAATGCCGCCGATACCTACCACCGGAACTGCGATGCCTGCGGCGCGCAGTTCCGCAACCCCGGCGGGGCCCAGCACAGCGTGGGCATCCGCTTTGGACCGCGTCGGGTACATGGGCCCGACGCCAAGATAGTCGGCGCCCGCCTGCACCGCACGGCGGGCTTCCTCCACGGAGTGGGCGGATACGCCAAGCATCCGCCCTTCTCCGATGCGGGCGCGTACCAGCGCCGCGTCCGCATCGTCCTGGCCGACATGCATGCCGTCGGCCTCCACCGCCACAGCCAGCTCCACATCATCGTTCACGATGAACGGTATCCCGTGCTGGCTGCACACCTCGCGAAGCCGCATCGCAAGCGTGATGCGAGCTTCGCCAACCAGAGCGCCAGTTCCTTTTTCCCGGAACTGGAACAGCGTAATGCCGCCAGCTATAGCTTGGCGCAGCACCTCCACAGGGTCACGCGTCGTATTCACGCTGCCCATCACCAAATACACCTGCATCGCGCGTCGTACCGCGTCTGCATCCAGATGACGCATTACTGCTCACCCCGCAGTCTGCGCTGATACGCAAAATGATTCGTTGGCCCATGTCCGGCCCCAATCCCCAGCTCATCTTCGATGGCTGCCTGGATGAACGCTCGCGCGGTTGTGACGGCAGCCAGCACAGATGAGCCCTTTGCCAATTCGGCAGTAATGGCCGCAGAATACGTACATCCCGTTCCATGAGTATGTCGTGTCACTACCCGAACGTTCTCCAGGTAATGAAAAGATTGCCCATCATAGAGAACATCGACAATCATGCCACTTCCCTCATCATGACCACCTTTCACCAAAGCATACGTGGAGCCCATCTGCACGATTTGCCTTGCGGCTTCTTCACGCTGACTCAAATTCATAATGGACATTCCAGTAAGAAGCTCGGCTTCCGGAATGTTCGGTGTCGTGATCAATGCATGAGGTAACAACTCTTTAATTAGCGCCTGAACAGCCTCCTGCTGGAGCAGAGGGGCACCGCCCTTGGCAACCATAACTGGATCGATGACCAGATTGGACCAGCCGTATTGCTGCCATTTCTCGGTGACCAGTTGAATGATCTCGGTATTGTAGAGCATGCCCGTCTTTACAGCTGAGGGCTTAAAATCATCTCCGGTCGAATCCAACTGTTGAGCGACACCTTCATATGAGATAGGGAAGACGCCCTGCACACCTGTTGTATTTTGAGCGGCAATGGCTGTAATCACAGTCATGCCGTATACACCGAGCTCCTGAAAGGTCTTCAGATCGGCTTGAATTCCAGCGCCGCCACCATTATCGGAACCAGCAATCGTCAAAGCCTGTGCAATACTCATTGCGCACCTCCATCCATCTGTCGAACCTGTGCCCGCTCTGCGAGAACCTCAGGTGTCACTTGGGCCAGTTGATTCAGCAATTCGATCTGGAAGCTGCCCGGTCCCAGGTCAGCGGTACGTTCTGCTGCAATCTCTGCTGCAACGCCATAGAAAGCGAGTGCCTCCACAACACTGCTCAGCAAGTCGTCTCCCGGTTTCGCAATGGCTGCAAAAGCACCAATTACCGAGCTGAGCAAGCAGCCTGCACCAGTCACTTGGGTAAGCAAAGCATGTCCATTACTCGTCAGGAACGTCGTTTGTCCATCCGTAATGACATCCTCGCGTCCGGTAATGACGACCACACAGCCGAGTTTTTGTGCTGCTCGTTCCGCTATTCCGATTCGATCCCCTTCGCCTTGACCTGCATCCACACCTTTGATGCTCCAACGCTCGCCGATGACATTGGCGACTTCCGCCACATTGCCCCGCAACACCGTGAGGCGAAGCTCACGAACGAGCATCTGAACGGTTTCCGTACGATAGGTGGTTGCGCCGGCTCCAACCGGATCGAGCACAACAGGCACGTTATTTGAATTAGCGGATTGACCAGCCAAACGGATCGCCTCAACCACCTTTTCATCCAGAGTGCCAATGTTCAGTACAACCGCTCCCGACATCTTGGCAACGTCAGCCACTTCTTCATGCGCATAGGCCATGAAGGGAGATGCACCTAGTGCGAGCAAACCGTTGGCGGTAAACGGAGCGACGACAATATTCGTAATGTTATGAACAAGTGGATTTTGTGTACGAACACGTTCCAGATAAGACATATGAGTTCCTCCTTATAAATAAGCAATCTGATTAATAGAAGCAGACAGGGCAGGGTTACCCTTATATCAGTCGTTAATTTTGCAACGTTGTTGAATAGTAATGGATTGGCAACTTTCAAACTCTCTTGATCTCATCCGGCAGGCGATTCCTTACTCACCCTGTAAATAGATAAAAGCATCCTGAGCCTTCACGGAATCCGGAATCAGTTCACTTTGAACCAGCCAATTACGTACAACTTCCCAAGATGAGGCATCCTGCCTGCCAAACGGCTGACCTTCTTCATTCATCAGTGGCAGTAAAATATTCAGACTTTTGGTTTCGATCTCCTGGTCGAGTGGAGAGGTTTCGTTCTCATGTGCCAGCAGAATGTTCAGCGCGTCCCCGGGATGCTCCGTCACATATTTCTGTCCTTCCTGCATCGCTTTGATAAAGCGGGTAAGCTGATCCCTTTTCGCTTCGATGCCCGTATCACTTGCAGTGAGGACCAGTTCATAATAATCAGGTACGCCGTAATCGACGGGATTGATCGACTTCGTGGCATGGCCTTCCTTTTCCAAAATCAATTGCTCATGGTTAATAAAGCCGCCCATAATGGCATCCGCCTGTCCAGAGGCCAAGGAAGGAATAAGATCGAAACCCACATCGACCAGATTCATTTTGTCGGAATTACCGCCATCCTGGCTGATCATGGTACGTAACATGGCTTCATACAGAGGGATGGAGGAATAGCCGACCGTCAGCCCTTCCAGATCTTTTGGCGACTTTACTTTACCGTCTGCTTCAGTTAACAGATGCACAAGCGGATGCCGAACGACGGCTGCAATGGAACGTACAGGAATGTTCTCCCCACGTGCGAGCAAAATTTGCGGCTGGTAGCTTAGAGCCAGATCAATTTTACCGGCAGCAACAAGTTTGAGTGAGTCATTGGTATCCGCAGGCATCTGAATTTCGACATCCAGACCCTGATCCGCAAAATAACCTTTCTCCTGAGCAACATAGATGAAGGAATGTACTGCATTCGGGTACCAATCAAGCATGATGGACAGTTTGTCTTTGGATTCCGCGGATGGTGTGGTCGAAGATGATTCTGTATCTTTTGCATTGGAAGAAGAGTCCGCAGCAGGCGTGTTGGTACCTGTCTTGCCACATCCGCTGACGATCAGTATCAGGGTCATGAGCAGAATAGGGAGCAGGGAATAGATATACTTTTTATTCATAACGTAAAGTTCCTCGTTTCTTTTTTTTTTTGAAAATCCGAAAGTTATCCGGTTTTTCTTCTACCTGCATGACGTGGTGTACCGAATCTTTTCTCCATCCAAGCAATGAGTACAAACAGGGCGATACCGAGCAGGGATAACAGCACAATGGCGGCGAACATGGCATCCGTGTTCATATTGCTCGACATTCTGCGACTGAAATAACCGAGACCCTTGCTTCCACCGAGCCATTCCCCAATCGTTGCACCGACCACACAATACACCACAGACATTTTCAGTCCCGAAAAGAAGGAGGGAAGGGCAAGTGGAATCTGTAGTTTGCGAAAAATATCCCACTTGCTGGCCCCCATCGTCAGCAGCAGTTCACGCTGCTCCGGATCACCCTGACGCAGCCCATCGTAGGTGCTAACTACAATCGGGAAAAATGCGATCAGGAATACCACTGCGACTTTGCTCCACAGCGTGTAGCCAAACCACAGGATAAAGACAGGAGACAGGGCAATCAGCGGGATGGTCTGACTGATCACAACAAATGGATATAAGGCCTTTTCAATCGATCGGTTCATATGCATGCCTGTTGCAAGCGCAATTCCGGCACCAATAGACATGCCAAAACCAACGACAACCTCCATCAAGGTAGCGGGCAGATGTGTGGCCAGCAGGAGGTGGCGATGCTCATACATCGAACGGGCAATCGCCGTCGGGGCTGGAATGATGAAGGAGGGCACCCATCCCATACGTACAATCCACTCCCAGATGACAAGCAGCAAGAGCATGAGCAAAAGAAACAGACCATAACGGGCAAGCCAACCTCGTACGCTATGCTTCATGCTATCTCTCAAGTTACCGTGTCGCATGCAATTGTTCCTCCAGTCGTCGTCTCATCTGAACGAGAGCCGGTTCGTAGATCATGTCCGAATGTCTTGGACGTGGCAAAGGTACCGTCAGATCCTGCAGCTGTTGGCCTTGGCCCACCGGAGTTAACAGAATAATCCGATCACTGAGCAGCAGGGCTTCTTCAATGTCATGTGTGATGAACAACACGGTTTTGCCCAGACCTTCCCAGAGCTCCAGCAGCCAGCGATGCATCTCCCGTTTGGTCAGGGCATCGAGTGCGCCGAATGGTTCATCCAGCAGCATGAGTTCGCCACCTGTCAACAAAGTACGAAGCAGCGCGACACGCTGGCGCATGCCACCTGACAGCTCGTCCGGGTATGCATGCACGTGGCCAGATAAGCCAAATCTGTCGAGACCAGCCAGAATGTCCGCTCGAATCCTTACCTTATCCTGCCGATCTGCAGCAAGTTCAGCGGGGAGCATGCAATTCTCCATGACGGTTCTCCAGGATAATAGGAGGTCCTTTTGCGGCATGTAGGCAACCTGCCCCAGTCGCTTTCCTTCTTGAACCCAGGGAATTTCAATGGTTCCGTGGGTTGGCTCAAGCAAGCCTGCCAGCAGCTTGAAAAGGGTGCTTTTACCGGAGCCGCTGGAACCGATGAGCGAGACAAATTCGCCTTTGGCAACACGCATCGACACATTGGAGAGCATGGGGGAATCCCTTTTTCCCGGGAAAGCGTAGCTCA includes:
- a CDS encoding deoxynucleoside kinase, which codes for MKPAPFIAVEGPIGAGKTTLATMLSQELNLPLVKEIVEENPFLASFYQDIDEWSFQLEMFFLCNRFKQLEDTGVHYIKQNTPVISDYHIYKNMIFAERTLKGSKRDKYRQIYHLLTDDLPKPNLVLYIEAELDTLMYRINKRGRSFEQDMDPAYMEQLIADYKTGMAYLADSPNPPMIIKVNAEQLDFVEHPEHFKQIVKQVKEYIT
- a CDS encoding deoxynucleoside kinase codes for the protein MNNYGIPANALITVAGTVGVGKSTLTAALADRLNFKTSLEQVDHNPYLEKFYHDFERWSFHLQIYFLAERFKEQKKIFELGGGFVQDRSIYEDTGIFAQMHADQGTMSATDFETYSSLFEAMVMTPYFPHPDVLIYLEGSLPSILNRITLRGREMEIQTDRSYWEHMHERYSVWINQFTACPVLRLNIDEYDVNDPASVDAILAQIAAVIQPSQKA
- a CDS encoding ferritin-like domain-containing protein: MYYVPYYRNDSMVTAHIAKAINGESSAIACYDKLAALAPTEEEHTRILEIRQDEMEHLQRFIAIYVSLTGMQPTIQIAQDCPTEYIAGLNYAFKDEQETVEFYSDVADQTTDPHIQATFRRAATDEQRHAVWFLYYLTQHKADVKPTDNSPISK
- a CDS encoding MerR family transcriptional regulator; this translates as MAMKVKEVAELVGISVRTLHHYDEIGLLTPDEVTSAGYRLYSDANLEMLQQILFFKELDFSLKDIKEIINNPSFNREEALNMHRRILLEKRQRLDQMIATIDKSVKHMRGEIKMTAKEQFEGINFSHNPYEQEARERWGDQAVDQANQKLHNHSPGEQKALFDQMNSIYTRLAAIRHIDPTSDEAQAGISEWYSYLNNMGNYSPEVFRGLGQMYVEDERFTRNIDQFGEGLAVFMRDAMAAFADRNS
- the thiE gene encoding thiamine phosphate synthase, producing MRHLDADAVRRAMQVYLVMGSVNTTRDPVEVLRQAIAGGITLFQFREKGTGALVGEARITLAMRLREVCSQHGIPFIVNDDVELAVAVEADGMHVGQDDADAALVRARIGEGRMLGVSAHSVEEARRAVQAGADYLGVGPMYPTRSKADAHAVLGPAGVAELRAAGIAVPVVGIGGITPDTTAAVMAAGADGVAVISAIAGAADVRAAAAQFAAAVRGMLA
- the thiD gene encoding bifunctional hydroxymethylpyrimidine kinase/phosphomethylpyrimidine kinase, with protein sequence MSIAQALTIAGSDNGGGAGIQADLKTFQELGVYGMTVITAIAAQNTTGVQGVFPISYEGVAQQLDSTGDDFKPSAVKTGMLYNTEIIQLVTEKWQQYGWSNLVIDPVMVAKGGAPLLQQEAVQALIKELLPHALITTPNIPEAELLTGMSIMNLSQREEAARQIVQMGSTYALVKGGHDEGSGMIVDVLYDGQSFHYLENVRVVTRHTHGTGCTYSAAITAELAKGSSVLAAVTTARAFIQAAIEDELGIGAGHGPTNHFAYQRRLRGEQ
- the thiM gene encoding hydroxyethylthiazole kinase is translated as MSYLERVRTQNPLVHNITNIVVAPFTANGLLALGASPFMAYAHEEVADVAKMSGAVVLNIGTLDEKVVEAIRLAGQSANSNNVPVVLDPVGAGATTYRTETVQMLVRELRLTVLRGNVAEVANVIGERWSIKGVDAGQGEGDRIGIAERAAQKLGCVVVITGREDVITDGQTTFLTSNGHALLTQVTGAGCLLSSVIGAFAAIAKPGDDLLSSVVEALAFYGVAAEIAAERTADLGPGSFQIELLNQLAQVTPEVLAERAQVRQMDGGAQ
- a CDS encoding ABC transporter substrate-binding protein, with translation MNKKYIYSLLPILLMTLILIVSGCGKTGTNTPAADSSSNAKDTESSSTTPSAESKDKLSIMLDWYPNAVHSFIYVAQEKGYFADQGLDVEIQMPADTNDSLKLVAAGKIDLALSYQPQILLARGENIPVRSIAAVVRHPLVHLLTEADGKVKSPKDLEGLTVGYSSIPLYEAMLRTMISQDGGNSDKMNLVDVGFDLIPSLASGQADAIMGGFINHEQLILEKEGHATKSINPVDYGVPDYYELVLTASDTGIEAKRDQLTRFIKAMQEGQKYVTEHPGDALNILLAHENETSPLDQEIETKSLNILLPLMNEEGQPFGRQDASSWEVVRNWLVQSELIPDSVKAQDAFIYLQGE
- a CDS encoding ABC transporter permease, giving the protein MRHGNLRDSMKHSVRGWLARYGLFLLLMLLLLVIWEWIVRMGWVPSFIIPAPTAIARSMYEHRHLLLATHLPATLMEVVVGFGMSIGAGIALATGMHMNRSIEKALYPFVVISQTIPLIALSPVFILWFGYTLWSKVAVVFLIAFFPIVVSTYDGLRQGDPEQRELLLTMGASKWDIFRKLQIPLALPSFFSGLKMSVVYCVVGATIGEWLGGSKGLGYFSRRMSSNMNTDAMFAAIVLLSLLGIALFVLIAWMEKRFGTPRHAGRRKTG
- a CDS encoding ABC transporter ATP-binding protein is translated as MDNDITIHNMSYAFPGKRDSPMLSNVSMRVAKGEFVSLIGSSGSGKSTLFKLLAGLLEPTHGTIEIPWVQEGKRLGQVAYMPQKDLLLSWRTVMENCMLPAELAADRQDKVRIRADILAGLDRFGLSGHVHAYPDELSGGMRQRVALLRTLLTGGELMLLDEPFGALDALTKREMHRWLLELWEGLGKTVLFITHDIEEALLLSDRIILLTPVGQGQQLQDLTVPLPRPRHSDMIYEPALVQMRRRLEEQLHATR